In Arthrobacter citreus, a single genomic region encodes these proteins:
- a CDS encoding histidine kinase: protein MATAAMGTKLQIGANSITELNSIGGMELSADTLETTNLDSNGWKTFIQGLKDGGEVSIAGTFNPADTNGQIAIYNAFNSGVLTAFTILFPSTLGASWIFSGIVTNVKTDAQKEDFIPFEATIKVSGQPSLGLTPSGGLTGLSLVGTGGALTPSFNNGIYTYSYSGVTATSVTVTATAANHTLQLFIDGVYSQVLTSGSASASIPMAAIGSKMLTILANEPGKTQKVYEVAVVKTA from the coding sequence ATGGCTACTGCTGCAATGGGTACGAAATTACAAATAGGGGCAAATAGTATTACAGAACTAAATTCGATTGGTGGAATGGAATTATCAGCAGATACGTTGGAAACTACAAATTTAGATAGTAATGGATGGAAAACATTTATCCAAGGTCTAAAAGATGGTGGAGAAGTAAGCATTGCTGGCACATTTAATCCTGCTGATACAAATGGACAAATTGCAATTTATAACGCATTTAATTCTGGTGTTTTAACAGCATTTACAATTTTATTCCCTTCAACATTAGGTGCGAGTTGGATTTTTAGCGGGATTGTAACGAATGTAAAAACAGATGCTCAAAAAGAAGATTTCATTCCATTTGAAGCAACTATTAAAGTTAGTGGACAACCTTCACTTGGTTTAACACCATCTGGAGGGTTAACAGGATTATCATTAGTTGGTACAGGTGGCGCATTAACACCTTCCTTCAATAATGGAATTTACACATACTCATATAGCGGAGTTACTGCAACTTCAGTTACGGTTACTGCTACTGCTGCAAACCATACATTACAGTTATTTATTGATGGGGTATACTCACAAGTATTAACTAGTGGTTCAGCTTCTGCATCTATTCCAATGGCTGCAATTGGTTCTAAAATGTTAACAATCTTAGCAAATGAACCTGGAAAAACTCAAAAAGTTTATGAAGTGGCTGTTGTTAAAACTGCATAA
- a CDS encoding HK97 gp10 family phage protein: protein MVEIEGYRQLQQAFDQLGKIPQTMVTKAARKGARVVLPEAKKKAPVEIGNLKRGIILRQEKTRTKGKKVFQVVMDRAFNRFFVKESKDGKRAYYPASQEYGFFSRGPNGSRGKYIPGYNYLRGANASKHNEAQQIIIRTMLTEVDKYL from the coding sequence ATGGTAGAAATCGAAGGATACAGACAATTACAACAAGCATTTGATCAATTGGGGAAAATACCTCAAACAATGGTTACAAAAGCAGCTCGAAAGGGTGCTAGGGTTGTTTTGCCAGAAGCGAAGAAAAAAGCTCCAGTAGAAATTGGAAACCTTAAAAGAGGTATTATCCTAAGACAAGAAAAAACTAGGACTAAAGGTAAAAAAGTATTTCAAGTAGTAATGGATAGGGCTTTTAACCGTTTTTTCGTAAAAGAAAGTAAAGATGGTAAAAGAGCATATTATCCAGCTTCTCAAGAATATGGATTCTTTAGTCGTGGTCCTAATGGTTCTAGAGGAAAATACATTCCAGGTTACAACTATTTACGTGGTGCTAATGCTTCAAAACATAACGAAGCCCAACAAATCATAATTAGAACAATGCTTACAGAGGTGGATAAATACTTATGA
- a CDS encoding phage head closure protein, protein MKIGRMNNKITIQSPPSGRDSTGQTIKVWNDVRTAWASKEELIGKEFYAANQTQNSVEVKFRTHYYPEMNNSMRIVHRNDTYVVISVSDPEDLKKELLWYCKKVKK, encoded by the coding sequence ATGAAAATAGGTCGTATGAACAACAAAATAACAATTCAATCCCCTCCTTCTGGTAGGGATTCCACAGGACAAACAATTAAAGTATGGAATGATGTTCGCACAGCTTGGGCATCTAAAGAGGAATTGATTGGCAAAGAATTTTATGCTGCTAATCAGACTCAAAATAGTGTTGAAGTGAAATTCCGTACACATTACTATCCAGAAATGAACAATTCAATGAGGATAGTTCATAGAAATGACACTTACGTAGTAATAAGTGTTAGCGATCCAGAAGATTTGAAGAAAGAGTTACTTTGGTACTGTAAGAAGGTGAAAAAGTAA
- a CDS encoding phage gp6-like head-tail connector protein has translation MLSLNEAKSFLRIDFDDDDSDINGLVLAADLFVVGATSQNVDKESELYKLACKLLVNHWYLNREVIGKADKLAFSLKEILFQLKYNTVTL, from the coding sequence ATGTTGAGTCTGAATGAAGCTAAATCTTTTTTAAGAATTGATTTTGATGATGATGATTCTGATATTAATGGTTTAGTACTTGCTGCTGATTTATTTGTAGTTGGAGCAACTAGTCAAAATGTTGATAAAGAAAGCGAACTGTATAAACTAGCTTGTAAATTATTAGTAAATCATTGGTATTTAAATCGAGAAGTAATAGGAAAGGCTGATAAACTAGCTTTTTCATTAAAAGAGATTTTGTTTCAATTAAAATACAATACGGTGACTCTATGA
- a CDS encoding phage major capsid protein: protein MANVQSVIELRQKRAGLVKQMQDVLEAAKTENRGLSAEENTKVDKIIADEEALTKEIRSLEWLEVKNSELSGHENRGKADFKETQQKQEYRDVFRKWMSGGVQMLDNEERNLLFANKTTDQSDQRALSAITGGAGGFTVPQGFLNKLQEALKTFGGMREAAFVLDTKAGNDLPIPTVNDTSNVGELVAENGAVSTQDVAFNQVTLKAYKFSSKMILVPIELLQDSAIDIEAYLAKALATRIGRITNQMFTTGTGTAQPQGVITAASVGKQGATGQTTSVIYDDLVDLIHSIDPGYREGARFMMNDTSLRNLKKLKDTTGAPIWVPGVAYKEPDTILGYNYTINQDMATMAASAKSIAFGNFQQYYIRNVMDLLMVRFGEKFMDQGQIGFLGFSRQDGRLVSAGTSPVAVYQNSAT, encoded by the coding sequence ATGGCAAACGTGCAATCAGTCATTGAATTAAGACAAAAGCGAGCAGGATTAGTAAAACAAATGCAAGATGTATTAGAAGCTGCAAAAACTGAAAATCGTGGTTTATCAGCAGAAGAAAATACAAAAGTTGATAAGATCATTGCAGATGAAGAAGCTCTTACAAAAGAAATTCGCAGCTTAGAATGGTTAGAAGTAAAAAATAGTGAATTATCTGGTCACGAAAACCGAGGAAAAGCAGATTTCAAAGAAACTCAACAAAAACAAGAATATCGTGATGTATTCCGAAAATGGATGTCTGGTGGAGTTCAAATGCTAGACAATGAAGAACGCAATTTATTATTTGCTAACAAAACAACTGACCAATCAGATCAACGTGCATTATCTGCAATTACTGGTGGAGCTGGTGGCTTCACTGTTCCTCAAGGTTTCTTAAATAAATTACAAGAAGCATTGAAAACTTTTGGTGGTATGCGTGAAGCTGCTTTTGTATTAGATACTAAAGCGGGAAATGATTTACCAATTCCAACTGTAAACGATACTTCAAATGTAGGGGAATTAGTTGCAGAAAATGGTGCAGTAAGCACTCAAGATGTAGCTTTCAACCAAGTAACGTTAAAAGCATATAAATTCTCTTCTAAAATGATCTTAGTACCTATCGAGTTACTTCAAGATTCTGCTATTGATATTGAAGCTTATTTAGCTAAAGCATTAGCAACTCGTATTGGTCGTATTACAAACCAAATGTTTACTACTGGTACTGGTACTGCTCAACCTCAAGGGGTTATTACTGCAGCTTCAGTAGGTAAACAAGGTGCAACTGGACAAACAACTTCTGTAATTTATGATGATTTAGTAGACCTAATTCATTCAATTGATCCTGGTTATAGAGAAGGTGCTCGTTTCATGATGAACGATACTTCTTTACGTAACCTTAAAAAATTAAAAGACACTACAGGCGCACCAATTTGGGTTCCAGGTGTTGCTTATAAAGAGCCAGATACAATTTTAGGCTACAACTACACAATAAACCAAGATATGGCTACAATGGCTGCAAGTGCTAAATCAATTGCATTTGGTAACTTCCAACAATATTACATCCGTAATGTAATGGATTTATTAATGGTTCGCTTTGGTGAGAAATTCATGGATCAAGGTCAAATTGGTTTCTTAGGATTCTCTCGTCAAGATGGTCGCTTAGTATCTGCTGGTACAAGTCCAGTAGCTGTTTACCAAAACTCAGCAACTTAA
- a CDS encoding HK97 family phage prohead protease, translating into MEKELRTLTTKVELRSNSEGGTEYIEAYALKFNRESDQLGWWTPFVEKIDSRALDNADLSNVVALINHDQNLVLGRNSATGERGKVELEIDGIGLKWKLTPTDTTYARDLLENVSNGVINQCSFAFSLSTDENADEWNWNEERGLYERTIFNIARIHDVSAVTTPAYPDTEAVVSARSKDKVKDLEEKRLSREPKQAAPEQRFFDYLKIMQARAEMEGK; encoded by the coding sequence ATGGAAAAGGAACTAAGAACACTAACAACGAAGGTGGAACTTCGCTCGAATAGTGAGGGTGGAACGGAATATATTGAAGCTTACGCTTTAAAATTCAATCGTGAATCCGATCAATTGGGGTGGTGGACTCCTTTCGTTGAAAAAATTGATAGTAGAGCATTAGATAATGCAGATTTAAGTAATGTAGTTGCATTAATTAATCATGATCAAAATTTAGTTTTAGGTCGTAATTCTGCTACAGGAGAAAGAGGGAAAGTTGAATTAGAAATTGATGGTATTGGTTTAAAATGGAAACTAACACCGACAGACACTACATACGCAAGGGATTTATTAGAAAATGTGAGTAATGGTGTAATTAATCAATGTTCATTCGCTTTTTCTTTATCAACTGATGAAAATGCAGATGAATGGAATTGGAATGAAGAACGTGGACTTTATGAGCGTACAATTTTTAATATTGCACGAATTCATGATGTTTCAGCAGTAACTACTCCAGCTTATCCAGATACAGAAGCAGTAGTTTCAGCAAGAAGTAAAGATAAAGTGAAAGATTTAGAAGAAAAGCGCTTATCTAGAGAGCCTAAACAGGCAGCTCCAGAGCAGCGCTTTTTTGATTACCTAAAAATAATGCAGGCTAGAGCCGAAATGGAGGGAAAATAA
- a CDS encoding phage portal protein, producing MPWWDSLKFWGKRSNVINTNYTGDDYGVFFKSGVMADSGVSVNETNSLENTAVGAAVRIISESIGSLPFLLYERKGGNTKEKAINHSLYTLLHDSPNEYMTSFVFKELMTSHMLLWGNCYAEIKWDNKGQPVALYPLRPDNTRPLFNDINELVYETIINGETYILPAYRVLHIYGLGFDGFQGYSLIRLHREAVGLAKATEKYGSKYFGNGAKPGGVLETPGNLSEDASKRLRDSWNEMHNGLENAHRIAILEEGLTYKQIGLPPEDSQFLETRKFQIAEISRIFRVPLHMLSELDRSTNNNIEQQSIEFVVHTLRPWLVRWEQSVNMKLLTRDERKKYYSEHILDALLRGDTKSRYESYQIGRQNGWLSTNDIREKENMNPIPDEEGGNSYMANSAMLPISVLMKGGEGNGKGTKNTNNEGGTSLE from the coding sequence ATGCCTTGGTGGGATTCTTTAAAGTTTTGGGGTAAACGTTCAAATGTCATTAATACAAACTATACAGGAGATGATTACGGAGTATTTTTTAAATCTGGTGTAATGGCAGATAGTGGAGTTTCAGTAAATGAAACGAACTCATTAGAAAATACTGCTGTAGGTGCTGCTGTTCGTATTATTTCTGAATCAATTGGTTCATTGCCTTTCCTTTTATATGAAAGAAAAGGTGGGAATACGAAAGAAAAAGCAATAAATCATTCGCTTTATACGCTTTTACATGATTCTCCAAACGAATATATGACAAGTTTTGTTTTTAAGGAATTAATGACTTCTCATATGCTTCTTTGGGGTAATTGTTATGCAGAAATCAAATGGGATAATAAAGGACAGCCAGTAGCCTTATATCCACTAAGGCCAGATAATACTAGACCACTTTTTAATGATATAAATGAGTTGGTCTATGAAACTATTATCAATGGTGAAACTTATATTTTACCAGCTTATAGAGTTCTACATATCTATGGATTAGGTTTTGATGGATTCCAAGGATATTCATTAATTCGATTACATAGAGAAGCTGTAGGTCTTGCTAAAGCTACTGAAAAATATGGTTCAAAATACTTTGGTAATGGTGCTAAACCTGGTGGAGTTTTAGAAACTCCTGGTAATTTATCAGAAGATGCTTCTAAAAGGCTTAGAGATTCCTGGAATGAAATGCACAATGGACTAGAAAACGCTCATAGGATAGCGATCTTGGAAGAGGGACTAACTTATAAACAGATAGGACTTCCACCAGAAGATAGTCAATTCTTAGAAACTAGGAAATTCCAAATTGCAGAGATTTCAAGGATTTTCCGAGTACCATTGCATATGCTTTCTGAATTAGATCGTTCAACTAATAACAACATTGAGCAGCAATCAATCGAGTTTGTAGTGCATACGCTAAGACCTTGGTTAGTTCGATGGGAACAATCCGTAAATATGAAACTCTTAACAAGAGATGAACGAAAAAAATATTATTCAGAACATATACTTGATGCCTTGCTTAGAGGTGATACAAAAAGTAGATATGAATCTTACCAAATTGGTAGGCAAAATGGTTGGTTAAGCACAAATGATATTAGAGAAAAAGAGAATATGAATCCTATTCCAGATGAAGAAGGTGGAAATTCTTACATGGCTAATAGTGCTATGCTTCCAATCAGCGTACTGATGAAAGGAGGTGAAGGTAATGGAAAAGGAACTAAGAACACTAACAACGAAGGTGGAACTTCGCTCGAATAG